In one Zobellia galactanivorans genomic region, the following are encoded:
- a CDS encoding DNA polymerase III subunit alpha, which yields MYLNCHTYYSLRYGTLKPEELLALAAENNNGVLALTDINNTSACLDFVRLAPNYGIKPVLGVDFRNGVDQQFVILAKNNDGFRRINAYLSSFLHRPGAIIPESPIEMEDCFVIYPFEKGKDRILNKNEYLGVAPKKLRHLKFSKSTFETDKLVLLHTVSFRDKRGFNTHRLLRAIDNNTLLSKLPEHEQGSETDRFLTAEARERIAVDFPELTENTKRLLDSCHIKFDFSKTTPNNQRSYTQNEELDFRLLQKLAYQGIPYRYKKVDETIYSRVSKELNIIKEKGFVSYFLINWKILKYARSKGYFYVGRGSGANSIIAYLLRITDVDPIELDLYFERFINLYRQNPPDFDIDFSWSDRDDITRFMFERFKNTALITVYNTFKFRASVRELGKVFGLPKSEIDILSKGKYDINQLDRLSQLVIKYSRYIQGFPNYLGIHAGGVLISEKPIHHYCATFMPPKGFATTQIDMVVAEDIGLYKFDILSQRGLGKIKDAVEIITKNHRNIKSIDIHDIKRFKEDQRIKHLLKNAKAIGCFYVESPAMRMLLKKLQVDNYLGLVAASSVIRPGVAKSGMMREYILRYRYPERRKEAHPVLLHIMPETFGVMVYQEDVIKVAHHFGGLTLGEADMLRRGMSGKFRSRDEFLKVKQRFFDNCKADGKPDAVTRDIWRQIESFAGYAFAKGHSASYAVESYQSLFLKAYYPIEYMVATLNNGGGFYNRELYIHEAKMHGALIEAPCINHSEYLTRVQGKKIYLGFSLLKDLETRTVEKILADRAQHGTYKNLDDFIDRVSISTEQMAILIKINAFRFTGSNKRELLWSAYLQTSKIPKEEHVNTLFRSEKISYKTPELKSSELENAFDEYELLGFPLCNPFDLLASPKKNALRVSELLSYKGKIVTIEGYLVATKNTATSNGKPMYFGTFLDRSGDFIDTVHFPPVAAKFPFRGKGIYSITGKVTEEFECVNIEVTTMYRQAIIEDPRYSDNHNTTLSHV from the coding sequence ATGTATTTGAACTGTCATACTTATTACAGCCTTCGCTATGGCACATTAAAACCAGAAGAACTTTTGGCTTTGGCGGCCGAGAACAACAATGGGGTTTTGGCATTGACCGATATTAACAATACCTCAGCCTGCCTCGATTTTGTACGTCTGGCCCCGAATTATGGTATCAAACCGGTTTTAGGTGTAGACTTCAGAAACGGGGTCGACCAGCAATTTGTAATCCTAGCCAAGAACAATGATGGCTTTAGGCGCATCAATGCCTATCTATCTTCCTTTTTGCACCGACCAGGGGCGATCATACCGGAAAGCCCTATTGAAATGGAGGACTGTTTTGTGATCTATCCCTTTGAAAAAGGAAAAGACCGTATTCTGAACAAAAACGAATACCTAGGGGTCGCACCAAAAAAATTACGCCATTTAAAATTTTCGAAAAGCACTTTTGAAACGGATAAATTGGTGCTATTGCACACAGTATCGTTTCGCGACAAAAGAGGCTTCAACACCCATCGCCTTTTGCGGGCCATCGACAACAACACCTTGTTGAGCAAATTACCTGAGCACGAACAAGGTAGTGAAACCGACCGTTTCTTAACTGCTGAAGCAAGGGAGCGGATTGCCGTCGATTTTCCTGAATTGACAGAAAACACAAAACGATTACTCGATAGTTGCCATATTAAATTTGATTTTTCAAAAACCACGCCCAACAACCAGCGTTCGTATACCCAAAACGAAGAACTGGATTTTCGTTTGCTTCAAAAGCTTGCTTATCAAGGCATACCCTATCGTTATAAAAAAGTAGACGAAACCATATACAGTCGGGTGTCAAAAGAATTAAACATTATAAAAGAGAAAGGCTTCGTTTCTTACTTTTTGATCAATTGGAAAATTTTAAAATACGCAAGAAGCAAAGGTTACTTTTATGTAGGTCGCGGCAGCGGGGCCAATAGCATCATTGCCTATTTACTGCGGATAACCGATGTAGACCCCATAGAGCTTGACCTGTATTTTGAGCGCTTCATCAACCTATACCGCCAAAATCCCCCTGACTTCGACATTGATTTTTCTTGGTCGGACAGGGATGACATCACCCGGTTTATGTTCGAACGGTTTAAGAATACCGCCCTCATTACCGTTTACAATACTTTTAAGTTTAGGGCATCGGTACGTGAACTGGGAAAGGTTTTTGGCCTGCCCAAGTCAGAGATAGATATACTTAGCAAAGGCAAATATGACATCAACCAGCTCGATAGACTTTCACAACTGGTCATAAAATACAGTCGGTATATACAAGGCTTCCCAAATTACTTGGGCATTCATGCCGGAGGTGTTTTAATTTCGGAAAAGCCTATACACCATTATTGCGCCACTTTTATGCCTCCCAAAGGCTTCGCCACCACACAAATCGACATGGTGGTCGCCGAAGATATCGGTCTGTACAAATTCGACATTCTAAGTCAACGCGGCCTAGGAAAGATTAAGGACGCCGTTGAAATCATAACAAAAAACCACAGGAACATAAAGTCGATAGATATTCATGACATCAAACGGTTCAAGGAAGACCAACGTATTAAACACTTATTGAAAAATGCCAAGGCCATAGGCTGCTTTTACGTAGAATCGCCCGCCATGCGTATGCTTTTAAAAAAATTACAGGTCGACAACTACTTAGGCCTGGTCGCCGCAAGTTCGGTCATTCGACCGGGAGTGGCAAAGTCAGGAATGATGCGGGAGTATATTTTACGCTACCGTTACCCCGAACGCCGAAAAGAGGCCCACCCTGTTCTATTGCACATTATGCCCGAAACTTTTGGCGTTATGGTCTACCAAGAAGACGTCATTAAAGTGGCACACCACTTTGGCGGGCTAACACTGGGCGAGGCCGATATGCTACGTCGGGGGATGTCGGGAAAATTTCGCTCCCGAGACGAGTTCCTAAAAGTAAAACAACGGTTTTTCGACAATTGCAAGGCTGATGGCAAGCCCGATGCGGTAACCCGTGATATCTGGAGGCAAATCGAAAGTTTTGCCGGCTATGCCTTTGCCAAGGGACATTCTGCCTCATATGCCGTTGAAAGCTATCAGAGCCTTTTCTTAAAGGCATACTACCCTATAGAATACATGGTGGCCACGCTCAACAATGGCGGTGGCTTTTACAATCGGGAACTGTACATACACGAGGCCAAGATGCACGGGGCCCTTATTGAAGCGCCCTGTATCAACCATAGTGAATACCTAACCCGGGTACAAGGGAAAAAAATCTATCTCGGCTTTAGCCTTCTAAAAGATTTGGAAACCCGTACGGTAGAAAAAATACTTGCCGACAGGGCACAACATGGGACCTACAAAAACCTTGACGATTTTATCGATAGGGTCTCCATTTCAACAGAACAGATGGCCATACTCATTAAAATCAATGCATTTCGTTTTACCGGAAGCAATAAAAGGGAACTTCTTTGGTCTGCCTACCTACAAACAAGCAAGATTCCCAAAGAAGAGCATGTCAACACCTTGTTCCGTTCAGAAAAAATATCGTATAAAACCCCTGAACTAAAAAGTAGCGAACTAGAAAACGCCTTTGACGAATATGAACTTTTAGGCTTTCCATTGTGCAATCCGTTCGATTTACTCGCCTCCCCAAAAAAGAATGCTTTGAGGGTTAGCGAGCTACTTTCTTATAAAGGCAAGATCGTTACTATTGAAGGCTATTTGGTAGCCACAAAAAATACCGCTACCTCAAACGGAAAACCCATGTACTTCGGTACATTTTTAGACCGAAGCGGCGACTTTATCGATACCGTTCACTTTCCTCCCGTAGCGGCCAAATTTCCATTTAGGGGAAAGGGCATCTACTCCATCACCGGAAAAGTAACGGAAGAATTTGAGTGCGTCAATATTGAAGTAACGACCATGTACCGCCAGGCCATTATTGAAGACCCAAGATATTCGGATAACCATAATACAACCTTGTCCCATGTCTGA
- a CDS encoding glycoside hydrolase family 2 protein, producing the protein MKMNISSSVLLFTLLCMFGANAMQSNTEPNEVETEKMYLSGTGKDDMVDWEFFCSDGMNSGKWTTIGVPSCWELQGFGYYNYGKDDFKVRKNEYGRYKYQFDLPKKWRNKEIKIVFEGVMTDAEVKINGKLAGEVHQGAFYEFKYSISHLLKYGEKNMLEVKVNKASSNSSINHAEREADFWIFGGIFRPVYLQAFPKENIERVAINAKADGSLEADIFTTSKKAQSLRLSLSDLDHNKLQELPLTDISKEQGKWHVSTKAHDIKSWNPESPQLYFLNIELLNKKGEILHKTLERIGFRTVEVLEGDGIYVNGQRIKFKGVNRHSFYPSSGRTTSKELSIEHVKMMKDMNMNAVRMSHYPPDTHFLDVADSLGLFVIDEVCTWHSPHLDTKVGRKIVKETVVRDVNHPSILLWANGNETGWNTALDDDYAKWDIQQREVIHPWNIFRKTNTMHYPSYHVFAYDTYAKDKIYFPTEFLHGLYDGGHGAGLDDYWKQMWNMPLAAGGFLWDFADEAVVRTDKKGILDTDGNHAADGIVGPYGEKEASYFSIKEIWSPIYIEDRYIKPDFNGVFRIENRYHFTHLNEIKMAAKWVRFDGPKGTGKIKTISETTVALPNLAPVIKGEFKVDLPNNWQTADALYLTATAPNGSEIFTWSYPIKIPKKINETYIDLSEEGEISTHTEAGRIKVVANGIQYSFSEKTTLLEEVKKAGKIIPFNNGPIIFDHKDKIESVKINKLKGKVEILTVFEASDKSPSWASHKEYSSDVIKWTVHSNGLLDLHVEIKGKKIVKGFKGITFSFPESEVSGMKWLGDGPYRVWRNRMKGTKFQVWENDYNNTVTGESGFVYPEFKGFFSSLYWVKVKGKNNNGFTVYCNSENTFLRMLTPQHPKEDPNHRVSVDFPEGDISFVKNIPAIGTKFQTGDKMGPQGNSENYFGNDDEPITIHLSFEF; encoded by the coding sequence ATGAAAATGAATATAAGCTCTAGCGTATTACTATTCACCCTGCTCTGCATGTTCGGCGCGAATGCCATGCAATCGAATACGGAACCCAACGAGGTCGAAACCGAAAAAATGTACCTTTCCGGCACGGGAAAGGACGATATGGTAGACTGGGAGTTCTTCTGTTCCGATGGAATGAACAGCGGCAAATGGACGACCATCGGTGTTCCGTCTTGTTGGGAATTACAGGGTTTTGGTTACTACAACTACGGCAAGGACGATTTCAAGGTACGCAAGAACGAGTACGGACGCTACAAATACCAGTTCGACCTTCCTAAAAAATGGAGGAACAAGGAAATAAAAATCGTATTTGAAGGCGTTATGACCGATGCCGAGGTCAAGATCAACGGAAAATTGGCCGGCGAGGTGCACCAAGGGGCCTTCTATGAATTCAAGTACTCTATTTCACACCTTTTGAAATACGGTGAAAAAAACATGTTGGAAGTCAAGGTCAACAAGGCTTCTTCCAACTCCTCCATCAATCACGCCGAGCGTGAAGCCGATTTCTGGATTTTCGGTGGAATTTTTAGACCGGTCTACCTACAAGCTTTTCCAAAAGAAAACATAGAACGTGTCGCCATCAACGCCAAAGCCGACGGAAGTCTAGAAGCCGATATCTTTACAACATCTAAAAAGGCGCAATCGCTACGCCTTTCCCTATCAGACCTCGACCATAACAAACTGCAAGAACTCCCCCTTACCGATATCAGCAAGGAACAAGGAAAATGGCACGTTTCAACAAAAGCCCATGATATCAAATCATGGAACCCAGAATCACCACAACTGTACTTCTTGAATATTGAACTTTTGAACAAAAAAGGGGAGATTCTACACAAGACCCTAGAACGCATAGGTTTTAGAACCGTTGAAGTTCTTGAAGGCGACGGGATATACGTAAACGGGCAACGCATTAAGTTCAAAGGGGTGAACAGGCATTCGTTCTATCCGTCCTCCGGCAGAACCACATCTAAAGAACTAAGTATAGAACATGTAAAAATGATGAAAGACATGAACATGAATGCCGTTCGTATGTCGCACTACCCACCAGACACCCACTTTTTAGACGTTGCCGATTCACTAGGCCTTTTTGTTATAGATGAAGTGTGCACTTGGCATTCGCCCCATCTAGATACCAAAGTGGGCCGAAAAATTGTTAAGGAAACCGTGGTTCGAGACGTCAACCACCCCTCCATTCTCCTTTGGGCCAATGGCAATGAAACCGGATGGAACACCGCCCTCGATGATGATTATGCCAAATGGGACATCCAACAACGGGAAGTCATCCACCCATGGAACATCTTCAGAAAGACGAATACAATGCACTACCCCAGCTATCACGTTTTTGCATACGACACCTATGCAAAAGACAAAATATACTTCCCTACCGAGTTTTTGCACGGCCTATACGACGGTGGACACGGCGCGGGCTTAGACGATTATTGGAAACAGATGTGGAATATGCCCCTAGCTGCCGGAGGGTTTTTATGGGACTTTGCAGATGAGGCCGTGGTTCGAACAGATAAAAAAGGAATACTAGATACCGATGGCAACCATGCAGCCGATGGTATCGTCGGACCCTATGGCGAAAAAGAGGCCAGTTACTTTAGTATTAAGGAAATCTGGTCTCCGATATACATAGAAGACCGCTATATAAAACCGGACTTCAACGGTGTTTTTAGAATAGAGAACAGGTATCACTTTACCCATTTAAACGAAATCAAAATGGCGGCTAAATGGGTACGGTTCGACGGCCCCAAAGGAACGGGTAAGATTAAGACCATATCCGAAACCACAGTTGCATTACCAAATCTGGCCCCTGTTATAAAAGGCGAGTTTAAAGTCGACCTCCCCAATAACTGGCAAACCGCAGATGCCTTGTACTTAACGGCAACGGCCCCTAATGGCTCCGAAATATTTACATGGTCCTACCCCATAAAAATTCCTAAGAAAATAAACGAAACCTACATCGACCTATCGGAAGAAGGGGAAATTTCAACCCATACCGAAGCCGGACGAATAAAGGTTGTAGCGAATGGGATTCAGTATAGCTTTTCAGAAAAAACAACTTTGTTAGAAGAGGTGAAGAAGGCAGGTAAAATAATTCCTTTCAATAATGGCCCGATAATTTTTGACCATAAAGACAAAATCGAATCCGTAAAGATCAACAAACTTAAAGGCAAGGTAGAGATTCTTACCGTTTTCGAAGCATCGGATAAGTCGCCCAGTTGGGCCAGCCATAAAGAGTATAGTTCCGATGTCATCAAATGGACCGTACACTCCAACGGCCTGTTGGACCTACATGTAGAAATTAAAGGCAAAAAAATAGTAAAGGGGTTTAAGGGCATTACCTTTTCTTTTCCCGAATCTGAAGTTAGCGGTATGAAATGGCTGGGTGATGGCCCCTATCGCGTATGGCGGAACAGAATGAAGGGCACCAAATTTCAAGTTTGGGAAAACGATTACAACAATACCGTCACCGGTGAATCCGGTTTTGTATACCCAGAATTTAAAGGATTCTTTTCGAGCCTGTATTGGGTAAAAGTAAAAGGGAAAAACAACAACGGTTTTACGGTATATTGTAATTCCGAAAATACCTTTTTGCGCATGCTTACCCCCCAGCATCCTAAAGAAGATCCCAACCATAGGGTTTCGGTAGATTTTCCGGAAGGCGATATTTCCTTCGTAAAAAACATTCCCGCAATTGGAACCAAATTTCAAACAGGAGACAAAATGGGACCTCAAGGAAATTCGGAAAACTACTTTGGAAACGACGATGAACCCATAACTATACATCTGAGCTTTGAATTTTAG
- a CDS encoding RagB/SusD family nutrient uptake outer membrane protein, with protein MKLYIKLKPVLLSALTVALLVSCTDLEIEETDSLISKDSGATGFTGLTNTESSLNDLYNKVGGDFQTQENMYALSEVSTDELLVPTRGTDWGDNGIWRQLHTHTWTPAHLFVKNSWNNLNQNIFRATEIIESNPSNSVLAEAKFLRAFNMFFVMDLFGSVPFRGVDEGPDVNPKVMSRSEAYSFVETDLLEALPNLESITPGTENTGKASQEAANFLLAKLYLNAAIYNGSGTFDNADMQKVIDAVDAIQAKGFALQEGYFQIFEPTDDTETIWHLNSEVASRIWNTLHYSQNSPDNDGGGWNGFTTLSDFYNSFEGAPNTNYVGDGQEERRGFVPDANNANNQNLGIGYGFLIGQQYDQNGNPLTNRQGDPLVFTKEIPALVGNTEVEGVRVIKYHPYDPTDEEDQINSFRKHQIMFRFADAHLMKAEAMMRMGQDPTATVNELRQKRADTPDLTSVDEQELLDERGRELFLEYWRRNDLIRFGQFTAPWSLKEVSGDETTNLFPIPETALLSNPNLVQNPGY; from the coding sequence ATGAAACTATATATAAAACTCAAGCCCGTATTACTTTCGGCTTTAACAGTCGCCCTGCTGGTCTCTTGTACCGACTTGGAAATAGAGGAGACGGACTCTTTAATCAGTAAAGATTCGGGAGCCACCGGCTTTACAGGACTAACCAACACGGAGTCTTCACTTAACGACCTTTACAACAAAGTAGGAGGAGATTTTCAAACCCAAGAAAACATGTATGCCCTATCCGAGGTTTCCACTGACGAGCTTCTTGTACCTACAAGGGGAACGGATTGGGGAGATAACGGAATCTGGAGACAGTTGCACACCCATACCTGGACACCTGCCCACCTGTTCGTTAAGAACTCTTGGAACAATTTGAACCAGAATATTTTTAGGGCAACGGAAATTATAGAAAGTAACCCCTCTAATTCCGTATTGGCAGAAGCCAAGTTTCTTCGTGCCTTTAACATGTTCTTTGTTATGGATTTGTTCGGGTCAGTACCTTTCCGAGGTGTTGATGAAGGTCCGGATGTAAATCCAAAAGTAATGAGTAGAAGCGAAGCTTACAGTTTTGTTGAAACCGATTTACTCGAAGCCCTACCCAATCTAGAATCAATTACGCCCGGCACCGAAAATACGGGTAAAGCTTCTCAAGAAGCCGCTAATTTCTTATTGGCTAAACTCTATCTTAACGCGGCCATATACAATGGTAGCGGAACATTTGACAATGCGGATATGCAAAAAGTAATCGATGCCGTAGATGCGATTCAGGCAAAAGGTTTTGCATTGCAAGAAGGATATTTCCAGATTTTTGAACCCACAGATGACACCGAAACAATCTGGCATCTGAACAGTGAGGTAGCATCACGTATTTGGAACACCCTACACTACAGCCAAAATTCACCTGATAATGATGGTGGTGGTTGGAACGGGTTTACCACCCTTTCCGATTTTTACAACAGCTTTGAAGGAGCCCCAAATACAAACTACGTAGGTGATGGACAAGAAGAACGACGAGGTTTTGTACCTGACGCCAATAACGCCAACAATCAAAACTTGGGCATAGGATATGGCTTCCTGATTGGTCAGCAATACGATCAAAACGGCAACCCTCTTACCAATCGTCAAGGCGATCCCTTGGTCTTTACCAAAGAAATTCCTGCCCTAGTGGGTAACACCGAGGTAGAAGGCGTAAGGGTCATCAAATACCACCCATACGACCCTACCGATGAGGAAGATCAAATCAATTCATTCCGAAAACATCAAATCATGTTCAGATTTGCAGATGCCCATTTGATGAAAGCGGAAGCAATGATGCGCATGGGGCAAGATCCCACTGCTACCGTCAATGAATTACGACAGAAGAGAGCCGATACTCCTGATTTAACTTCGGTAGATGAACAAGAACTTTTAGACGAACGCGGAAGAGAATTGTTTTTAGAATATTGGAGAAGAAACGATTTGATTCGTTTTGGTCAATTCACCGCTCCATGGAGTCTGAAAGAAGTTAGTGGAGATGAAACGACGAACTTGTTTCCGATACCCGAAACCGCTCTTCTATCCAATCCCAACCTAGTTCAAAATCCAGGATACTAG
- a CDS encoding solute:sodium symporter family transporter: MIGILSFVGFTALVAIISYFATRTTDEKSSDGYFLGGRSLTAGVIAGSLLLTNLSTEQIVGLNGQAYTEGIVVMAWETLAAIAMVITAIFLLPRYLKGGITTVPQFLKDRYDVTTKTLTSVLFLTGYVVVLLPTILYSGALAISTMFDLPTMLGVSDSTALNLSIWGIGIIGSIYAVFGGLKAVAVSDTINAVGLLIGGLLIPVFGLMAIGDGSVFGGLDVLYQSNPDKFDSTGEITNSVPFSTLFTGMMLINLFYWGTNQQIIQRALGAKNLAEGQKGLLLASFIKILGPLIVVLPGIIAFHYFQGGLEMPDQAYPALVNAVLPKYLVGFFVAVLFGAILSSFNSVLNSSVTLFGLDVYKQHINPDATEQTVVQYGKIFGIVLAIGAMLIAPLISNAGSLFAYLQELNGIYTIPIFTIIVVGYLTKRVPAIAAKIGIIAGVVLYCFSQFYLQPMFVDGALEEAAAAGITDPEALALIKAEAYPHFIHIMAILFVLNATIMLVIGKIWPNEKPFELEYTEQVSIEPYKYVKQIGIVICLIVVALYVYFAK, translated from the coding sequence ATGATAGGAATTTTGTCTTTTGTTGGCTTTACCGCTTTGGTGGCCATAATATCTTACTTTGCTACACGAACGACGGATGAGAAATCTTCTGATGGTTATTTTTTGGGAGGAAGGAGCCTTACGGCCGGTGTTATCGCCGGATCCTTATTGTTGACCAACCTTTCTACCGAACAAATTGTAGGTCTTAACGGGCAGGCATATACCGAGGGAATCGTTGTGATGGCCTGGGAAACCTTGGCGGCCATAGCCATGGTAATAACGGCGATTTTTTTGTTGCCCAGATATTTAAAAGGGGGGATTACTACGGTTCCCCAATTTCTAAAAGATCGCTATGATGTTACTACAAAGACCCTTACTTCGGTTTTGTTCCTTACAGGCTATGTGGTGGTATTATTGCCGACCATTCTTTATTCGGGTGCGCTTGCTATTAGCACCATGTTCGATTTGCCCACTATGCTGGGAGTTTCCGATAGTACGGCCCTAAACCTCAGTATTTGGGGAATAGGCATTATCGGTTCTATCTATGCGGTGTTTGGTGGACTTAAGGCGGTTGCCGTTTCAGATACGATAAATGCGGTAGGGTTGTTGATAGGTGGGCTTTTAATACCCGTTTTCGGGCTTATGGCCATTGGGGATGGAAGTGTATTCGGCGGTTTAGACGTACTATATCAGTCCAATCCCGATAAATTCGATTCTACCGGGGAGATTACCAATAGTGTGCCGTTTTCTACCCTTTTTACCGGTATGATGCTGATCAATCTGTTTTATTGGGGTACCAACCAGCAGATTATACAAAGGGCACTGGGGGCGAAGAACCTGGCCGAAGGGCAGAAAGGACTGTTATTGGCCTCCTTTATTAAAATTTTAGGGCCCTTGATCGTAGTGCTTCCGGGTATTATCGCCTTCCATTATTTTCAGGGCGGATTGGAAATGCCGGATCAAGCCTATCCTGCATTGGTAAATGCCGTATTGCCAAAATATTTGGTCGGTTTCTTTGTGGCCGTTCTTTTCGGGGCGATCCTGAGTTCTTTCAACAGTGTATTGAACAGCTCGGTAACCCTTTTCGGTCTTGATGTTTACAAACAACATATCAATCCTGACGCAACGGAGCAAACGGTGGTGCAATACGGTAAGATTTTTGGTATCGTACTGGCCATTGGGGCAATGCTCATCGCTCCTTTGATCTCTAATGCCGGCAGCCTTTTTGCTTACTTGCAAGAGTTGAACGGTATTTATACCATTCCGATATTTACCATAATCGTTGTGGGCTATTTGACCAAGCGTGTACCTGCCATTGCGGCAAAGATCGGTATCATTGCCGGTGTGGTCCTGTATTGTTTCAGCCAGTTCTACTTACAGCCGATGTTCGTTGATGGTGCTTTGGAAGAGGCCGCCGCTGCCGGAATAACCGACCCTGAGGCCTTGGCCTTGATAAAGGCGGAAGCTTACCCTCACTTTATACATATCATGGCCATTCTGTTTGTACTGAATGCGACTATTATGTTGGTTATCGGTAAAATATGGCCGAACGAAAAACCATTTGAACTCGAGTACACGGAACAGGTATCGATTGAGCCTTATAAATATGTAAAACAGATAGGTATCGTTATCTGTTTGATCGTTGTGGCACTGTACGTGTATTTTGCCAAGTAG
- the dinB gene encoding DNA polymerase IV has protein sequence MSEERAIVHMDLDTFFVSCERLQDSRLNHKPILIGGTSDRGVVASCSYEARKFGIHSAMPMRMAKQLCPEAIVLRGNATTYSKYSNLVTEVIKDSVPLYEKSSIDEFFIDLTGMDKFFGCHQMAIELRQRIIRETGLPISFGLSTNKTVSKIATGQAKPNNQIRVFKGTEKPFLAPLSVRKIPMVGEVTYKSLCDLGIKKIVTVQQMPMQLMHKVLGKNGLSIWKKANGIDNSPVIQYHERKSISTERTFDKDTTDIKKLKSITIAMAENLAYQLRRGNKLTACITFKIRYSDFQTYTQQQKIPYSSLDSSILPVVLNLFEKLYNRRLLVRLIGVRFSHLVEGGHQINLFEDNEKLIRLSLAIDKMRERYGDRSVISAAGMEAKSISRWNPFSGEPPPLLPNRRR, from the coding sequence ATGTCTGAAGAAAGAGCTATAGTACACATGGACCTCGATACGTTTTTCGTGTCATGCGAGCGCTTGCAAGACAGTCGTCTAAACCACAAGCCCATATTGATAGGGGGCACATCAGACCGAGGGGTAGTAGCCTCATGCAGTTACGAAGCCCGAAAGTTCGGTATTCATTCGGCCATGCCCATGCGTATGGCCAAACAACTCTGCCCCGAAGCCATTGTGCTAAGAGGCAATGCCACAACCTACAGCAAATATTCAAACCTGGTTACCGAGGTAATCAAAGACAGTGTGCCCCTATATGAGAAAAGTTCGATAGATGAATTTTTTATAGACCTAACGGGAATGGACAAATTTTTCGGATGCCATCAAATGGCCATCGAACTTAGGCAACGGATCATCAGGGAGACGGGATTGCCGATTTCCTTTGGGCTATCGACCAATAAGACCGTATCCAAAATAGCCACGGGACAGGCCAAGCCCAATAACCAAATCAGGGTTTTCAAGGGTACGGAAAAACCCTTCTTGGCCCCCCTATCCGTACGAAAAATACCCATGGTCGGCGAGGTCACCTATAAATCGCTATGCGATCTGGGAATCAAAAAAATTGTCACCGTACAACAAATGCCCATGCAATTAATGCATAAGGTACTGGGTAAAAACGGATTGAGTATTTGGAAGAAAGCCAACGGCATAGACAACAGCCCCGTAATCCAATATCACGAACGAAAATCGATATCTACGGAACGCACCTTCGACAAAGACACCACAGACATTAAAAAGCTAAAAAGCATCACTATAGCCATGGCCGAAAATTTAGCCTATCAGTTAAGAAGGGGCAATAAACTAACGGCCTGCATCACCTTTAAAATACGCTATTCCGATTTTCAAACCTATACACAACAACAGAAAATACCTTACAGCTCCCTCGACAGCAGCATATTGCCCGTTGTTCTGAACTTGTTCGAAAAACTCTACAACAGGCGCCTGCTGGTTCGTTTAATCGGTGTTCGGTTCAGTCATTTGGTAGAGGGCGGGCATCAGATCAACCTATTTGAAGACAACGAAAAACTGATACGCCTTAGCCTTGCCATAGACAAAATGCGCGAGCGCTACGGAGACCGCTCCGTTATCAGTGCCGCTGGAATGGAAGCCAAAAGCATCAGCCGATGGAATCCTTTTTCCGGGGAGCCCCCTCCCCTCTTACCGAATAGAAGAAGGTAA